TTTACATGCTGGGCAGGATGTTTTATGGTGTGGAATATCTCTCTggccagtttgggtcagctgtccGGGCTGTGTTCCCCCCCAGCTTCTTGTGCAactcctcactggcagagcatgagcGACTGAAAAGGCAGGGTAAGCATCACGTGACTGATGGTTTGGTTGTTGCTACCAATATTATTCTCACCCtaaatcccaaacccagcagtgtgCTGACCATGAGAGGAAAGTTAACTCTATCCCAAGCAAAATTAGGACAGTTTCAGAGGCTCCTGCCCATGGAGAGTAGGAAGTGCCTCACTGGGAGCAGAGAACCCTGAGTTTCCCCAGTCTTGATGCTACCACAGTGGAAGAGGCTTagggcagagctctgggggCAACACCTGGGCTTGACCCAGTGCTGcaactctgcagctcctggaatAGAGCAGGGGGAGCAATgttgctgcctgtgcccagatGCCACCACAGCAATGACAACTGAAGTGGCAGCAAAGAAGGTCCAACCAGAAAAGTGTTCAGAGATGAAATCTAGCCTGGACCCAGGCAATGTCCCCCTTCACCTACATCCACTTTCTCCTCTCCTAAGGACACGATTTAGCAGGATCCTGTGAGGTGGGACCTTGATGGGGCGATATCAGAGAACGGCAGATCTGTGGCCATTCTTGTGGATTTCTGCCTCTCCTGTGGATTTCAGACTCAGCTCAGcattgtgctttccttcctgggCTGCCCCTACTGCTGCCCCTGCACTGCTACCAGTGCTCTGCTGCAAGAAATGCGCTTAGTGCACATCAGGCAAGGACAGGCTCTGCATGTGTGGGGAAGATAAGTGTTATCTTGAGTATCCAGctatgtttggggttttttaacttAATTGAAAAAAGCCAGAGGCACTATGACAGCACCCTTGGAGAAGCTGGACCCTGCTATATTTTCCATGGCCTTgtacagagcagctctgcagtgccctggcatTCAGTGATGGTCCCTGCTATGGAACCACCGGGCACCAAGCTCCTCCCTGCACCCAGTCTTTGTGCTCCCTGTTGTCCCTGCAGTCCCAGCTGAGGGGTGGGGGGATGAAGGAGGCTCTGTTGTGGCATCCACTTCCATGACCTGCTAGTCCTCTCCTTGGTGGCCAGAGGATCCACACGAGGAGAAGCCAACAGGATGCAGGACCCTCCCAGTTCCCAGCACCAAGACCTAAGGTGATGGCGTTCACCTTTCCAGTCTCTTCCCTGCCCTCCATGTTCCCTCCCTGTCAGGGGCACAGCTTGAGCCACGAGTCCATCCCCACCCAGAGCCACGGGCGCAGCCTCTCCCCAGCACCCGAGGCCAGGCAGAAAGCAAAGATTGGGGCTTCACTCTCAGCATCAGCAAAAGTCACCTGCTTGTCTGTGAAGTCCAGGCAGATCTGGATGGCCCTGGGGAGGCAGGTAAGGTGCAGTGGGGTCCAGTCAGGATCACTGAAAGCATGGTACTGGCCAAACCACTGCCCCACGGCCCAGATCCCCTCCTGGGGCGTAAAACTGAGGACCCCCTTCCTCCTGACAGACTCCTGGGCCACTCCCACTGCCCACCAGTCCCCTGCCTCGGCCACCTCCACCTCCCAGCAGTGTCTCCCCGCAGCAAAGCCCTGGCTGCCCAGCACACACGGCTCCGTGTCAAACCGCTCGGGGTTGTTGGGCAGCAGGGTCCACTCGTCCCCCCGTCCCACCCCTCGCTGGTCACTGGCCAGAATGAGGAAAGGGTTGGCGGTGTCTGGGTCCAGAGTCACatcagctggggacagaggaagagaagcTGTTCAGAacaggcagccctggggctgcatcCGCCCCAGCAAGAGAAGGGACAGGGTGAGTTCCTTTTCCCTGCAGAGGGAAACCCCCCCAGCTGGACTGTCCCTGGCTCCCTGCtaccccatccctgtccccaccccaggGGCCTGCACACATCCTGGACAAGGGGACCTCCGTTTCCTGGAGGAGGATGGGTGCACACCTGCAGTGCAGCCACCTGGACCTGACCtgggtgtctctggtgctgcgAGAGAACAGGCAGGCCAGGGCACAAACCAGTGCTGACCACAGTAGAGGTTACCCCAAGACCCATAACCCATGGCATtcacatttctttttatgaaCAGTGGAGGGGGCCAAGGATGTCAGCTCAGGAGCCTTTGGTGCCGGAGCTGGGTCTACAGATGAGCACCAAGAGTTTAGCTGGAGTGTGCAGCCACCAAGTCCCAGCCCATGAAAAGCCTAGTCTGGGAACAAGCCCCACTGCTTTGACCTTCAGTAGCTGTCCCACAGCAGAAGTGGGATGCATTTTGTCCTCAAGAGAGGACAgttctccctcctcttcccttctgAAAACTCACCTCTTCCACTCATCTCCTCCACCTCAGCAATCAGGGTCTCACTGTCTACTGTCTCCATCCTGGATGCCAGCATGTCCATGGTCAGTCAACAGGAGAGGAGACAGGATTCACTGCTGAAAGTGAGAATTACAAGACTCGAGGACTGCCTGAAGATGATAAACCAGAGAAGGAATAATGGAAAGGTCACAGCACTCAGCACTTTTTAGACAGCCAGGACTtacctgctcagcctgcaggtTGGCTCCAGGAAAGCAGGTTTGAGATGGGTTTGAAGGTCTTCAGTCTGCTTCCCACTTCTCTGATCCCCTCATCCACTCATGACTGGACTGAGCTTGCCCAGCACTTCCAGCTTGTTTGAGTGAGCAGGGCACAGtccagaggggctggagagcagaCCTGGGGCTCTGCCACCAAGCTTCCCCCTCCCATCATCTGGGCAATGACCTCCCATGCCCTGAAGCTGCCAGCCCATGTGGGACCTCATCCAACACCTGAATTTGGCaattcctcctgctcctgcagtgcccagtCCTGTTTACATCACAGGGTCTGCTGCATCTCCTCTccctcagcccagctgcaggtggGTGATAAGAGCCCTTGAGTGCTGGAGGAGTCTGTATCTCCCTGTGCAGGATGCTCAGAGCCCTCTTGGGccatggccccacaggcacctgcagccccttgggatggcacctgggcacaccagCCACAGAGCAGTGGCCATGCTCTGGGTGTCCAAGCTGCATTCTGGGTAAGGGGGAGGTTTGTCTCCTGCCCTTCTGTCTGCCCAGTTCTGTCTTGCTGCATGGGTTCATGGTGGAGATGTGTGCAGGGCACGTGCCACCTTGACTGCTCAGCTGGTAAATGGGGAACAGCATGTGCTGGGCTTTGCATCCTGCCTCTGttctccaggcagctcttcccGTGTCGAGGGATGATGGCCTTATTCCCAGTCACAGGGAATGCAAGGCATTCCACTCTGCTTTGTCACATCACTCTGGAAGGCACCAGCTGAGCACAAATAAAGCAGGATGcaagggcagctgctgccaggtggcTTTGCACACACCCGCATGAACCCTCTGCCTTGGCCAAGCTCACTGACAAGTTCCACTTTACCCATGACCAGTTCCTTTTGCACTCTTGGCATGTCTGACACCTTGTCCTCTCAAATCCTTTCACTCCACATGGCTTTAGTGCTCACATCCTTCCCTGGGCACGTGGAGTTGTCTGGGACATGCAGCTTTGATCCCCAGCTTTGCACACCTGTGCAGGCTGGACTTCCCTGGAATTGTGATCCCATCGTTAAATTATGAGGTTTGATTATTACACTTTCTTTGCTGtcatttgttgttgttttgggttaggatttttccttttgtttcttcctctcagggaattttctcccatttgTTGCTAAAGAGACAACAGCTACCGATACTTAAGAGAGACAAGATATGGCCAAGGAGAAGGGGGAGGAGTGGAGCCTTCTCTCGGGAAGGGCAGATTGACCCAGAGATCTGGGCTGGCAGGAAGGGCTGTAGCTCTCTCTCgttatgaatagaaagctatctattttttttaggtggcagagttaaaaacaagtcagaccagttgttGTAAGtcagtttcactgccaaagaaaagttcttcaattacccgttaatggccggtgattaaccattgtccccctgatgctggctgcttgccagggagggacaccaggacagaccctccaggtacgaagaggagtgacatcagagccagtatgcagatgagaaatgcattgcgcccagaatttttacagtttttacaggaaaaacccctaaaatcacgagccaacaagtgacttaagtgacgtctaaggatgggagcgtagtcccgtacctgcttggaccctttttgcttctcaccctaacctgaaaagctgctgattaaagagacaccccggaGTGTTAGACAAACaagccaggaatctgctactctcccgtgaggacggaatccccagctctgcctgcagaccagcggacaaagctgcatcatcctccttctccgtgccactcctgggagcagcggcgtgggcgcaacccgtcgatttctccccacctgagctgattcttcttaataaaggcattaaaaaggagaaagatctcctgcccatttatttcatctcTCGCTCTGGACATCAGAGGGGAGACAGGCTGCGCTCAGCGCGGGGAGAAATGGCCTCCTCTGCGGGACGGGCCTCCTGCCTTCTACCGCCAATGAACCTCTGCTCAAGAGCGGCCGTGTCACCGGGACCTTATTACCACCTGCCTCACCTCACAAAGGACCCTCACCATCTGCTCGGGTGCCTCGGGGCAAGCCCCGGGATCCCCGAGCCTCCTCCCCCTCCGAGGGAGCCTCTCCCGGCGCTGTTCGGGAGCCGAGCGCGGCCACTGCCCAGCGCCGCCGCTTCTCTGCCACTGCTCCGGGTTTTTCACTGCCCTGTAACTCAGCACCCCCGCCTGCCGGGACACCCCTCGGCTCCTGCTACAGCTGCGCAGTGTCTGTTACATTTCGTTTGCTGCTCCGGAGTCTGCTCGTCCCCGCGGTTCCAGCCCCCGCTCCGAGGTTCCCACTGCAGCCGCTGCCGCCACCCAGCGCGCCGCCATTGCCGTGTGAGAGGCGgcacagcgccccctgcagccGCGGGGGAATCAGCGCAGCTGCCCCGCCCGGCCGGGAGCCACCGGCGCCCCTGGCGGCCGTGCCCGGAACTGCGCCAGAGGGGAAAGCgcctgggagaggctggggctgtgcttggggctgtgcttggggctgtgcttggggctgtgcttggggctgtgcttggggctggggctgtgcttggggctgtgcttggggctgtgcttggggctgtgcttggggctggggctgtgcttggggctgtgcttggggctggggctgtgcttggggctggggctgtgcttggggctgtgcttggggctggggctgtgcttggggctggggctgtgcttggggctgtgcttggggctgtgcttggggctgtgcttggggctggggctgtgcttggggctgtgcttggggctgtgcttggggctggggctgtgcttggggctgtgcttggggctgtgcttggggctggggctgtgcttggggctggggctgtgcttggggctgtgcttggggctgcaCTGTGGTTGTTCGTTTGCCTtgttttacacacacacacacacacacacacacacacacacacacacacacatatactggtaaagaactgttattccttttcccatttctttgcctgaaagccccTTGATTCCAAGATTATAATAATTTGGCCATTCCAAGGGAGGTTCCCACCTTCCTttgcagacacctgtctttcaaacccAGACAGTTGTCCAGGTCTGTGTCTCTGTACCCTTTATTTTTTGCTCCCTTCTTTTTCTTGTACCCCTTTTGGCCAGGTGGCTGATCAGGTCCCTTTGCCCCAGCAGGTGCCCCGTGCCTGGCTGGACTGGGAGGGTGCTGCACCTagctgggctgagctccacTGGCACTGCCTTTGCCTCTCTCAGGGCAGCAGATTTCCCCAAAGGAACCATCCTTGATGGCCTCACCTTTCAGCTGGGAATTGCTTTCAAGCCATTTTtaagctgctgctgggctttgctgccaCCCTGGCACTGCCTCTGGGTGTGCATCCTGGCTCCAtcacctccctccttcccactgtgctcatGCCAGGGATGTGCAGACTCCTGCCAgtccaggcagagctgtgggaggaggCTGCCACATGCAGCCCTGGAgagtccctgcagcaggggtgTGTCTGTGCTTGCTGCCAAAGGTCATGTCCAGAGCAGAGGCATTACCAAAATCCTCCAAACTACTCAGCAACTTTAATTTTGGAGCAGAGGTAACACAGGAGGAAATGGTAGACAAGCTGGGACAGGGtgacatttttgtttccttttcaggCAGGGAAAAGCAGGGACCAGGGGCCTCTCGGAGGTGCTGGGTggtggctgagcagctcctcctccagctcgGAATGCAGGAGAGAGCTCAGGGTCTCCAGCTAGGTGGCATTTTTTGGGAATCTGCAGATTAAAAGGACCCTCTGGCATCTGTCTGTACTGCCCATGGTTTCCACCTCTTGTTAGCAACGTGAGTGAACAAAAAGGGGGgtgtgagagcagagcagagtcaGGTCCTGTCCTGGCTGGGTCTTGGATTAGTGTTTTGGGTATTTTGCTTCCACCGATCCAAGGCTACTTCCTGCTCTCTTTGAGGTGCATGGAATGAGTCCTGGTTTGGTCAGGACTTCTCCTTCCCGTTCTGCACCTGTTTGTCTCTTAATGCTGAATCAAAAAAGGCAGAGCAGgctggcttttgctttcccctGGGAAGTCCCCACAACCTTTATACCAGTCTCCTACTTTGTGTATGAAACAGTAACCAACGTCAGGCTGAAGATGGAAAATCAATTTCAACCTGTGGCATCTGAGGTTCTTCACTAGGCTTTACAAAAAGGAGCTGGATTCAGCAATGAATTCCTTTAAAAGTgaattttgccttctttttttttttttttcctttcccttggttttcctcccttttgccctttccctctccttctTCATCTCCAGGTGGTGCTCCTGTTCCCAGCTCCTCTATTCTCCCCTGGATTTTGTCATTTACAGTTTTCCCAGTTCACAAGCAGCACTAGGTAAGAATCCCCTGGATCCCGCTGATCTCTGTGGCACAGCTTCCAGCCTGAGTATCTTCCTGGCTCCCTGTGaacagcagagctcagagcagggtCAGGCCCTTTCCATAAACCTTCTCCATTACTGGGAGCACCAGCATCCCTCTGGATCTTGGTGCATCCCTCCAGCCatggcagcacaggcagtggaACAACCTCACTGAACCTGGGTGAGGATTAGATGATGCTGAAGGATTGATTATAATTTGCTGCCATGTCCCTCCctggttttcttctttcctgcACGTTCCTGTTTATTACACAGTGTCCAGATTGTGTTGGACCCTTTGGAAAACCAGAtcaataatggaaaaaaaacagcaacaacaaattTAGACTGGGCTCTTATGTTGCTGATCTGAAGCATCTTCTTCAAGGCAGCCCTGGCAAAGGATGCAGCAGAGTACTTAACTCAAAAGTGATCTTGTCAAAAGTGTtagtttgcttttgtttcccttCAACAAGAACCACTTTCTCAGTGAACTAAGTGGCCAGTTTATGATaagcctttttcttttaaattttcaaagatGCCAAGAGTACCTGAGatctttctactttttttttaatagatgcTTGTAAAGATGAGAAGAGATAAGgatatttgaattttatttgtaGCCAAGTTGTCACTTGACCCAGCCAACCTCCCAGAAACCTTCCAGCCACTTCCATCATTCCTTGTCCTGCTTTctgcctgccctgagctgcaTGGGCGCCACTTGTGCCCTTGAGAACCAGGGCTTTGTAGAACTCTCCCGGCAGCACAGGCCAGGGAAGCGGGGAGGGTGGTGGCCTGGCCCCAGCCCAGTGCCcatgctgcagggcagggtccctgtctcagtttggaaagacaggtgtctgctaaggaaggcgggagcctcccctgaaatggaaaatgtaaaccccctccctcccaattgttataaatttgaaattaaggggctctcaggtaaAAATGTAgaagcaggaataacagttctttaatagggaagaaaataaaaatattaaaaaaacaatgcagtaaaccaaaacaacactgacagtcAGAACACAGCTTGACACCCTCTTGGtcaggctgctggcagcagtccaattggaatggtgGGTGCAGTCCctctggagtgtcaggtgtggttctgttggagcagggatcctgtagaaaagggtgtagtcttcctctgaagatccagtggaataggcagctgttcctctgggaaatccagcggAAAAGCTGTATTGCTGTCCCAGgatctcagattatatccaggtaggaatgcttggctcctccctctgggtggagcatctcccagtgggatgctCTAGTtcttatcagccatgcagggacatgcctgtta
Above is a window of Passer domesticus isolate bPasDom1 chromosome 21, bPasDom1.hap1, whole genome shotgun sequence DNA encoding:
- the LOC135284794 gene encoding E3 ubiquitin-protein ligase TRIM7-like, producing the protein MDMLASRMETVDSETLIAEVEEMSGRADVTLDPDTANPFLILASDQRGVGRGDEWTLLPNNPERFDTEPCVLGSQGFAAGRHCWEVEVAEAGDWWAVGVAQESVRRKGVLSFTPQEGIWAVGQWFGQYHAFSDPDWTPLHLTCLPRAIQICLDFTDKQVTFADAESEAPIFAFCLASGAGERLRPWLWVGMDSWLKLCP